A region of Heteronotia binoei isolate CCM8104 ecotype False Entrance Well chromosome 2, APGP_CSIRO_Hbin_v1, whole genome shotgun sequence DNA encodes the following proteins:
- the PRR22 gene encoding proline-rich protein 22 isoform X1, protein MHQPKLFYPDHETYAPRVLDRPDNQPNRPFPAFVLPENLASVGTPNLYHPPNQEKDLFPAPPAGFHMAPCGCFFDPRIYRIEWATANFVQPSVYKLSGGLSPQSTYLLDSQKYLKGPIQPVPYPPYQPISNNPPFVLPFFKPERPAPNLTEQISFISKPLQGSPFVEAPHLPSEGLVQSKDHPLQATVPGLTLKEQPAQTETYNPLKEHPVDPSSNSTSTNHDLLFQDTKNLPVQGEESRENDTNSYCIENPTVLEVHSESQSPVGVPFGEIITELDPCMDLEDIITNKNNLLGEQEPFDLPEKVLLEDAMKLFDCSPVTEDDPENGTLRDSYDNGCFPCEDSSSDIQSLNLPDELLSFDYSVPEILGTVTSLDYLYDVNAFREDLPWENKVSPQGHPKHRSHSGAEEKRKDGAVTARKGRSVAYKPQLASALVK, encoded by the exons ATGCATCAACCTAAGCTTTTTTACCCAGACCACGAGACGTACGCCCCGAGAGTGCTAGACCGACCGGACAACCAACCTAATCGACCCTTTCCAGCTTTCGTCCTCCCCGAGAATCTTGCGTCCGTAG GGACACCCAATTTGTACCATCCCCCCAATCAAGAGAAAGATCTTTTTCCAGCGCCCCCGGCAG GCTTCCACATGGCTCCGTGCGGATGTTTCTTTGACCCCCGGATCTACCGCATCGAGTGGGCAACGGCCAATTTTGTCCAGCCCTCGGTTTACAAACTCTCCGGTGGGCTAAGCCCCCAAAGCACATACCTTTTGGACAGCCAGAAATACCTCAAGGGCCCCATTCAGCCGGTCCCATACCCACCCTACCAACCCATTTCAAACAACCCCCCGTTTGTGTTACCTTTCTTCAAACCGGAGCGGCCTGCCCCTAACTTGACAGAGCAGATCAGCTTCATCAGCAAACCTCTCCAAGGCTCCCCGTTTGTGGAGGCCCCTCACCTCCCCAGTGAAGGCCTCGTGCAAAGCAAAGACCACCCACTCCAAGCCACTGTCCCTGGGCTGACCCTCAAGGAGCAGCCTGCTCAGACGGAGACCTACAACCCTCTGAAAGAGCACCCGGTTGACCCTTCAAGCAACAGCACGTCAACCAACCATGACCTGCTCTTTCAAGATACCAAGAACCTCCCCGTGCAAGGAGAAGAATCCAGAGAAAACGACACAAACTCGTATTGTATTGAGAACCCTACTGTTTTGGAGGTCCATTCAGAATCCCAGAGCCCTGTTGGTGTGCCCTTCGGTGAGATAATAACAGAACTGGACCCTTGCATGGACTTGGAGGACATCATCACCAACAAAAACAACTTGCTGGGCGAGCAAGAGCCTTTTGACTTGCCGGAGAAAGTCCTGCTGGAAGATGCCATGAAACTGTTCGACTGCTCTCCGGTTACCGAGGACGACCCCGAGAACGGGACACTAAGAGACAGTTATGACAACGGGTGTTTCCCCTGCGAAGATTCGTCCAGTGACATTCAGTCTCTCAACCTGCCAGATGAGCTGCTCTCATTTGATTACAGTGTCCCGGAAATCCTGGGCACGGTGACGAGCTTGGATTACCTGTATGACGTGAACGCTTTCAGGGAGGACCTGCCGTGGGAAAACAAGGTATCCCCGCAGGGTCACCCGAAACACAGATCCCACTCGGGAgcagaggaaaaaaggaaggacgGCGCTGTGACGGCCAGGAAGGGCAGATCTGTGGCCTACAAACCACAGCTGGCCTCTGCCCTGGTGAAATGA
- the PRR22 gene encoding proline-rich protein 22 isoform X2 — protein sequence MHQPKLFYPDHETYAPRVLDRPDNQPNRPFPAFVLPENLASVGFHMAPCGCFFDPRIYRIEWATANFVQPSVYKLSGGLSPQSTYLLDSQKYLKGPIQPVPYPPYQPISNNPPFVLPFFKPERPAPNLTEQISFISKPLQGSPFVEAPHLPSEGLVQSKDHPLQATVPGLTLKEQPAQTETYNPLKEHPVDPSSNSTSTNHDLLFQDTKNLPVQGEESRENDTNSYCIENPTVLEVHSESQSPVGVPFGEIITELDPCMDLEDIITNKNNLLGEQEPFDLPEKVLLEDAMKLFDCSPVTEDDPENGTLRDSYDNGCFPCEDSSSDIQSLNLPDELLSFDYSVPEILGTVTSLDYLYDVNAFREDLPWENKVSPQGHPKHRSHSGAEEKRKDGAVTARKGRSVAYKPQLASALVK from the exons ATGCATCAACCTAAGCTTTTTTACCCAGACCACGAGACGTACGCCCCGAGAGTGCTAGACCGACCGGACAACCAACCTAATCGACCCTTTCCAGCTTTCGTCCTCCCCGAGAATCTTGCGTCCGTAG GCTTCCACATGGCTCCGTGCGGATGTTTCTTTGACCCCCGGATCTACCGCATCGAGTGGGCAACGGCCAATTTTGTCCAGCCCTCGGTTTACAAACTCTCCGGTGGGCTAAGCCCCCAAAGCACATACCTTTTGGACAGCCAGAAATACCTCAAGGGCCCCATTCAGCCGGTCCCATACCCACCCTACCAACCCATTTCAAACAACCCCCCGTTTGTGTTACCTTTCTTCAAACCGGAGCGGCCTGCCCCTAACTTGACAGAGCAGATCAGCTTCATCAGCAAACCTCTCCAAGGCTCCCCGTTTGTGGAGGCCCCTCACCTCCCCAGTGAAGGCCTCGTGCAAAGCAAAGACCACCCACTCCAAGCCACTGTCCCTGGGCTGACCCTCAAGGAGCAGCCTGCTCAGACGGAGACCTACAACCCTCTGAAAGAGCACCCGGTTGACCCTTCAAGCAACAGCACGTCAACCAACCATGACCTGCTCTTTCAAGATACCAAGAACCTCCCCGTGCAAGGAGAAGAATCCAGAGAAAACGACACAAACTCGTATTGTATTGAGAACCCTACTGTTTTGGAGGTCCATTCAGAATCCCAGAGCCCTGTTGGTGTGCCCTTCGGTGAGATAATAACAGAACTGGACCCTTGCATGGACTTGGAGGACATCATCACCAACAAAAACAACTTGCTGGGCGAGCAAGAGCCTTTTGACTTGCCGGAGAAAGTCCTGCTGGAAGATGCCATGAAACTGTTCGACTGCTCTCCGGTTACCGAGGACGACCCCGAGAACGGGACACTAAGAGACAGTTATGACAACGGGTGTTTCCCCTGCGAAGATTCGTCCAGTGACATTCAGTCTCTCAACCTGCCAGATGAGCTGCTCTCATTTGATTACAGTGTCCCGGAAATCCTGGGCACGGTGACGAGCTTGGATTACCTGTATGACGTGAACGCTTTCAGGGAGGACCTGCCGTGGGAAAACAAGGTATCCCCGCAGGGTCACCCGAAACACAGATCCCACTCGGGAgcagaggaaaaaaggaaggacgGCGCTGTGACGGCCAGGAAGGGCAGATCTGTGGCCTACAAACCACAGCTGGCCTCTGCCCTGGTGAAATGA